The following are encoded in a window of Candidatus Poribacteria bacterium genomic DNA:
- a CDS encoding ABC transporter ATP-binding protein, protein MATAETPTGTLDALPDSLKQTLQSLNIPTGQIRFAVQSDISSTGSYGEEWFVLTDAAIFTVTGEGDVLHYIPYKSVLGIRAEVVVDAGLLVLETQEGTVDLIRYSNGYAAKFGFVARFIGDEIEFRDGKRDEAPIWDYKPEDHACKNCGLLLPDEFSPCPACTKKHKVMLRILSYIRPYRGRAILYIIFLIFGTLIALAPPYFTRILVDDILMLSEAPNAVSEASETWLGEIFRGIQPLTVALSVAVGMLLAIMVTSTIFSIFQQRLGAWLTFRIAANIRAHVYQHLHNLSIRFFDKRTTGTVISHVTEDSERLQDFMLEGLSFLSVQMFMFFGIGGMLFLMNWKLACFILIPIPIIVLGAGWFWKKVRSLWHRAWRRRSKLFDVVNDSVSGIRVVRAFGQQRGEVNRFGTANVDTRDYETYAEMVWATYYPPLLFAINFGTLIVWYAGGLDIITGPMQLGTLFAFLGYLGMFYQPLRYFSPLINWASRAMTAAERLFEVIDSQPEQLDDGSLKAMPNITGEVKFHNVTFGYESHKPVLKDISLHVQPGEMIGLVGHSGAGKSTLINLICRFYTPDSGQLEIDGEDVKQINLKDLRQQIGVVLQDPYLFSGTIAENIAYAHPDASMEDIIAAAKAANAQEFIVKFPDGYDTEVGERGGSLSGGERQRVSIARAILHNPRILILDEATSSVDVETEKKIQQAIDRLVQNRTTFAIAHRLSTLRNADRLFVIEKGKGVECGSHEELMAQQGIYYKLVETQREAANVRAQAQAVEG, encoded by the coding sequence ATGGCAACTGCAGAGACGCCAACGGGCACGCTTGACGCGCTGCCTGATTCACTTAAACAAACATTACAAAGCCTGAATATACCGACAGGACAAATCCGATTTGCTGTTCAAAGCGATATAAGTTCAACAGGTAGCTACGGCGAAGAGTGGTTCGTGCTGACAGATGCAGCGATATTTACCGTAACGGGTGAGGGTGATGTGCTTCACTATATCCCTTATAAAAGTGTGTTGGGTATCCGCGCTGAAGTCGTGGTAGATGCGGGTCTCTTAGTGTTAGAAACGCAAGAAGGGACAGTTGACCTTATCCGGTATTCCAACGGGTATGCGGCGAAATTCGGGTTTGTCGCGCGATTCATCGGGGACGAGATTGAGTTCCGAGACGGTAAACGCGATGAAGCCCCGATTTGGGACTATAAGCCTGAGGATCACGCCTGTAAAAATTGCGGACTCCTGTTACCAGACGAGTTCTCACCTTGTCCGGCATGTACCAAGAAGCACAAGGTGATGTTACGGATTTTGTCTTACATACGCCCGTATCGTGGTAGGGCAATCCTCTATATTATATTCCTTATCTTTGGAACACTCATTGCATTAGCACCTCCGTATTTCACACGCATCCTTGTTGATGATATCTTGATGTTAAGCGAAGCCCCTAACGCCGTGTCAGAAGCATCAGAGACGTGGTTGGGTGAAATATTCAGGGGTATTCAACCGCTCACTGTCGCTTTATCCGTGGCTGTAGGCATGCTGTTAGCGATAATGGTTACCAGCACAATTTTTTCAATTTTCCAACAACGCCTGGGGGCTTGGCTGACGTTCCGTATTGCTGCAAATATCCGGGCACATGTTTACCAACATCTTCACAATCTATCAATCCGATTTTTCGACAAGCGCACAACGGGGACGGTTATTTCACACGTTACGGAAGATAGCGAGAGACTTCAGGACTTCATGTTAGAAGGACTTTCGTTTCTCAGTGTGCAGATGTTTATGTTCTTTGGGATTGGGGGTATGCTTTTCTTGATGAATTGGAAATTGGCATGCTTTATCTTAATTCCAATTCCGATAATCGTCTTGGGTGCGGGTTGGTTTTGGAAGAAAGTGCGAAGCCTTTGGCATCGCGCCTGGCGTCGCCGCTCAAAACTCTTCGATGTCGTCAATGACTCCGTATCCGGTATTCGGGTCGTTCGCGCCTTCGGACAACAGCGGGGTGAGGTTAACCGATTTGGGACTGCTAATGTAGATACACGGGACTATGAGACCTATGCTGAGATGGTTTGGGCAACTTATTACCCACCTTTGTTGTTTGCTATCAACTTCGGAACGCTCATCGTTTGGTATGCCGGTGGACTTGATATTATTACCGGCCCCATGCAGCTCGGAACCTTGTTCGCTTTTCTCGGTTACCTTGGTATGTTTTATCAACCGTTACGCTATTTTAGTCCGCTTATCAATTGGGCTTCGCGCGCAATGACAGCGGCGGAACGACTCTTTGAGGTCATAGACTCGCAACCGGAGCAGTTAGATGATGGTAGCCTTAAAGCGATGCCGAACATCACGGGTGAGGTTAAATTCCATAACGTGACTTTTGGTTATGAATCACACAAGCCGGTACTCAAGGACATTAGCTTACATGTCCAACCCGGAGAGATGATCGGACTTGTCGGTCATTCTGGTGCGGGGAAGTCAACGCTTATTAATTTAATTTGTCGGTTCTATACACCGGATTCTGGGCAATTAGAAATCGATGGCGAGGATGTTAAGCAGATTAACCTTAAGGATTTGCGACAACAGATTGGGGTCGTGCTACAGGATCCGTATCTGTTCAGTGGCACTATAGCCGAGAATATCGCCTACGCGCATCCGGATGCTTCTATGGAAGATATCATCGCAGCCGCGAAAGCGGCGAATGCACAGGAATTCATCGTCAAGTTCCCAGACGGTTATGATACCGAAGTCGGTGAACGCGGTGGGAGCCTGTCCGGCGGTGAACGGCAACGCGTCTCAATTGCCCGGGCGATTTTGCACAACCCACGCATCCTGATTCTCGACGAAGCCACCTCGTCCGTGGATGTAGAGACAGAGAAAAAAATTCAGCAAGCGATTGACAGGCTTGTGCAGAACCGGACGACGTTTGCGATTGCACACCGACTTTCAACACTCCGAAACGCCGATCGGCTTTTTGTCATCGAAAAGGGGAAAGGTGTCGAGTGCGGCTCTCACGAGGAACTCATGGCACAACAGGGTATCTATTACAAACTTGTAGAGACGCAAAGGGAAGCCGCGAATGTCCGTGCACAAGCACAAGCCGTAGAGGGGTAA
- a CDS encoding DUF1854 domain-containing protein, whose translation MENGNTEKQHTTTTEDTPKSELSESDDFTPRYLDAAQLTFTRSEVETARLEIQDEACYLRVVVRRLMPLSNPDGYISLAADEDTEIGILVNPSELAPESLKILQEELDKRYFTPTIQKIHRVKEQFGIHEWEVETERGRITFSVRGLNQNIKQLPPARLFVTDVRGNRYDIPDYRELDAQSYQQIQRHL comes from the coding sequence ATGGAAAACGGAAATACTGAGAAACAGCACACAACCACCACAGAGGACACGCCAAAATCGGAGTTGTCTGAATCAGATGACTTTACGCCGCGTTATTTGGATGCAGCCCAGCTTACGTTTACGCGTTCTGAAGTCGAGACAGCACGGCTCGAGATTCAGGATGAAGCCTGTTATCTGCGCGTAGTGGTGCGGCGGCTTATGCCGCTTAGCAATCCTGACGGTTATATTTCACTTGCTGCCGACGAAGATACCGAGATCGGCATCCTCGTGAACCCATCAGAACTTGCCCCGGAGAGTCTGAAAATTCTACAAGAGGAACTGGATAAGCGATATTTCACACCGACGATTCAGAAGATTCATCGCGTGAAGGAACAATTCGGGATCCATGAATGGGAAGTTGAAACGGAACGCGGACGTATAACGTTCTCGGTGCGTGGGTTGAATCAGAACATCAAACAGCTACCGCCAGCTCGGCTTTTTGTGACGGATGTACGCGGGAATCGGTACGATATTCCGGACTATCGGGAGTTAGATGCGCAGAGTTATCAGCAAATTCAGCGGCATCTGTAA
- a CDS encoding DUF4159 domain-containing protein, translated as MKQRRFQAVTASIGLHLFFALIVALLLSEQRILDNEAFEATLVKLNPTQTELEIRPTHRTVTANPILTTEVSTPRTPTQVSHIRQLPQKQTTIMRQVPKFDEALDPLEVADVPTLSNVETPNTASTHTTAPSGGGTPMIERAGPPTIRSRETGVADTGFTEFLDGSLPTGGLGDGADIALRHSVKIPKEKLGGILEGAGNEIRGHIRLIRLKHSLSDWWQDPTAIPSLIKWLEDHTPIRADMDFAGGALQLTDPQILDAPLIIMTGHDKDITVSRQLAKDGPLQTGFTSEERAALREYIVEKRGMLFFDDCGFNGLFAHIVADELRQIFPEYPLEILPHDHEIYSIHYHLPKPPTGGDVFWGNENNAQPTQFRFQKGIIIDNRLAVVYNRKDYMCAMETAEIESRTMLRLRRSTDVYRFMSNLLIYALKYGGNTDRTKYME; from the coding sequence ATGAAACAGAGACGTTTTCAGGCAGTTACTGCTTCAATTGGATTACATCTATTCTTTGCCCTAATTGTGGCGTTGTTGTTATCTGAACAGAGGATATTGGATAACGAAGCGTTTGAGGCGACACTCGTTAAACTCAATCCAACCCAAACGGAGCTGGAAATCCGTCCGACCCATCGAACTGTCACCGCCAATCCTATACTCACAACAGAGGTTTCCACGCCTCGCACACCGACGCAGGTATCACATATACGGCAGCTGCCGCAAAAACAGACGACTATCATGCGGCAAGTGCCAAAGTTTGATGAGGCGTTGGATCCTTTAGAAGTCGCGGATGTTCCTACACTCTCCAATGTCGAGACCCCGAATACTGCATCGACACACACAACTGCTCCGTCTGGGGGTGGGACACCGATGATCGAAAGAGCAGGACCGCCTACCATTAGAAGTAGAGAAACAGGGGTAGCCGACACTGGATTCACAGAATTTCTTGATGGGTCGCTGCCGACAGGCGGATTAGGCGATGGGGCTGATATTGCGTTGCGACATTCTGTGAAAATACCGAAAGAAAAATTGGGTGGTATTCTTGAAGGGGCAGGCAACGAGATTCGCGGACATATCCGCCTGATTCGGCTCAAACACTCGCTTTCAGATTGGTGGCAGGACCCGACTGCGATCCCGTCACTCATCAAGTGGTTAGAGGATCACACCCCGATTCGCGCGGATATGGATTTTGCAGGAGGCGCGCTACAACTCACGGATCCTCAGATCCTGGATGCCCCGCTTATTATTATGACAGGGCATGATAAAGATATTACCGTAAGTCGTCAGCTTGCAAAAGACGGTCCATTGCAGACGGGTTTTACGTCAGAAGAACGCGCAGCGCTTCGGGAATATATTGTTGAGAAACGGGGTATGCTGTTTTTCGACGATTGCGGTTTCAATGGGCTTTTCGCACATATTGTCGCTGATGAACTGAGGCAAATCTTTCCAGAATATCCACTTGAGATTCTACCGCATGATCACGAAATCTATAGTATCCATTACCACTTACCGAAACCACCGACGGGTGGCGATGTGTTCTGGGGTAATGAGAACAACGCACAACCGACGCAATTCCGTTTTCAGAAAGGGATTATTATTGACAATCGGTTGGCAGTGGTTTACAATCGGAAAGATTATATGTGCGCGATGGAGACTGCGGAGATTGAGAGTCGCACGATGCTACGACTCCGGCGTTCCACGGATGTCTATCGGTTCATGTCAAACCTACTGATTTACGCGCTAAAGTATGGTGGCAACACGGATAGGACAAAATATATGGAGTGA
- a CDS encoding STAS domain-containing protein: MQVNIQNKNFTLLEIQGRVVGQDALILKTMLEEHIQQLATQEGTPTLIFNMAKAQTMDSAGLGVLITSSTQIKQNGGRTALVNVNKGIKRMLIRTNLTSLFDFPKNLADAIAKSF, translated from the coding sequence ATGCAAGTCAATATTCAAAACAAAAATTTTACGCTTTTAGAAATTCAAGGAAGGGTTGTCGGGCAAGATGCACTTATACTTAAAACTATGCTTGAAGAACATATTCAGCAGCTCGCGACACAGGAAGGAACACCTACACTGATTTTTAATATGGCAAAAGCCCAGACAATGGACAGTGCCGGATTAGGGGTTCTTATCACTTCCAGCACCCAGATTAAACAAAACGGTGGACGGACGGCACTCGTTAACGTCAACAAAGGCATCAAACGCATGTTGATCCGGACGAATCTGACATCTCTGTTCGACTTCCCCAAGAACCTCGCAGATGCGATAGCCAAGAGCTTCTAA
- a CDS encoding nucleotidyltransferase family protein produces MTLTTEKITNILAEKSEYLAEAYGVKRIGLFGSYAKGTYTEASDIDIIVEFETPLGFEFMDFADYLEELLSKPVNVLTLGGLQGIRNPHVAQSIRESIVYVQ; encoded by the coding sequence ATGACATTAACAACGGAAAAAATCACAAACATCCTTGCTGAAAAATCCGAATATCTTGCTGAGGCGTATGGCGTTAAGAGGATCGGCTTATTTGGTTCTTATGCTAAAGGCACATACACTGAAGCCAGTGATATTGACATCATCGTCGAATTTGAAACGCCATTAGGTTTTGAATTCATGGATTTTGCTGATTATCTCGAAGAACTCCTCAGTAAACCAGTGAATGTTCTTACCCTGGGTGGACTTCAAGGGATTCGGAATCCGCATGTCGCTCAATCTATAAGGGAAAGTATTGTCTATGTCCAATAG
- a CDS encoding membrane dipeptidase translates to MLIVDAHLDLSMNALQGNRDLLSSAYTIRTQEARTSGKGRTEGTVALPEMRQGRIALSFVTLFARSTGRPSPHSDFASPAQSYGIAQGQLAYYRALERMGYVRIITDRGQLDGHINAWQTWENTAIGDASDYDNAPPLGFVISMEGADPILHPTQLQDWVDGGLRLIGLTHYGPGRYAGGTGTEIGLTELGPPLLAEMERLGVILDLTHCSDQAFWEALDHYNGLVLASHNNCRALVPHQRQFSDAQLRAIFERDGVIGAAFDAWMLQPGWITGETPNDKVTLNNVVDHIDYVCQLAGNTRHAAIGTDLDGGYGREQSPSDLDTITDLQKIPGIMSARGYNDDDIAAIMHGNWLRFLHAAWD, encoded by the coding sequence ATGCTCATTGTTGATGCACACCTTGACTTGTCAATGAACGCCTTACAAGGCAACCGGGATTTGTTGAGCTCTGCCTATACAATCCGCACCCAAGAAGCACGCACATCTGGTAAAGGACGTACCGAAGGCACAGTTGCACTCCCGGAGATGCGTCAGGGACGGATTGCCCTGAGTTTCGTTACCCTATTTGCCCGCTCCACTGGTAGACCCTCTCCGCATTCCGATTTCGCTTCGCCTGCCCAATCCTACGGCATTGCACAAGGACAACTCGCTTACTACCGCGCCTTAGAAAGAATGGGATACGTCCGCATCATCACGGACCGCGGACAATTAGACGGACACATCAACGCTTGGCAGACGTGGGAGAACACAGCGATAGGCGACGCAAGCGACTACGATAATGCACCACCTTTAGGATTTGTAATTAGCATGGAGGGTGCCGACCCGATTCTTCATCCGACACAATTACAAGATTGGGTTGATGGCGGGTTGCGACTGATAGGACTGACGCACTACGGTCCCGGAAGATACGCCGGTGGAACAGGCACAGAAATCGGATTGACAGAACTCGGCCCGCCTTTGCTCGCTGAGATGGAACGTTTAGGCGTTATTCTTGATCTCACCCATTGCTCAGATCAGGCATTCTGGGAGGCATTAGATCACTACAACGGCTTAGTCCTCGCCAGTCATAATAACTGTCGCGCACTCGTTCCGCATCAACGCCAGTTCAGCGACGCACAATTACGTGCAATCTTCGAGCGGGATGGGGTCATCGGTGCTGCTTTTGATGCCTGGATGCTCCAACCCGGTTGGATTACTGGTGAAACGCCGAACGACAAGGTCACCTTAAACAACGTCGTTGATCACATTGACTATGTTTGTCAATTGGCGGGGAACACTCGGCATGCCGCTATCGGCACGGACTTGGATGGTGGCTATGGACGTGAGCAGTCCCCCAGTGATTTGGACACCATCACCGATCTCCAGAAGATACCCGGCATAATGTCAGCCCGCGGCTATAACGACGACGACATCGCCGCAATTATGCACGGCAACTGGCTCCGATTCTTACATGCCGCATGGGATTAG